The following coding sequences lie in one Arachis hypogaea cultivar Tifrunner chromosome 4, arahy.Tifrunner.gnm2.J5K5, whole genome shotgun sequence genomic window:
- the LOC112795346 gene encoding receptor-like protein 44: MKDGFRVTIVPKPHLVERLLSNLKGAIYNNDRILKLSLSNLSLGGTISLFLSNCTYLQSLDLSSNALTGPIPPDIQSLVNLAVLNLSSNQLQGQIPPQLTMCAYLNVIDLHDNLLTGPIPQQLGLLVRLSTFDVSNNRLSGPIPPSLSNRTGTLSRFNATSFLGNKDLYGYPLPPIKTRGLSVLAIVGIGLGSGLASLVLSFTGVCIWLKVTEHKMALDEGKISQLMPGG; this comes from the exons atgaaagatgggttccgtGTGACAATAGTACCCAAACC CCACCTTGTGGAACGACTACTATCCAACCTGAAAGGGGCAATCTACAACAACGATCGCATCTTGAAACTCTCCCTAAGCAACCTCTCTCTCGGAGGAAccatctctctcttcctctccaaCTGCACCTACCTCCAATCACTCGACCTCTCCTCCAATGCCCTCACTGGACCCATCCCTCCCGACATCCAGTCCCTCGTCAACCTCGCCGTCCTCAACCTCTCTTCTAACCAACTCCAGGGCCAGATCCCGCCACAGCTCACAATGTGCGCCTACCTCAACGTCATTGACCTCCATGATAACCTTCTCACTGGTCCCATTCCCCAGCAATTGGGCCTCCTCGTCAGGCTCTCCACCTTCGATGTCTCTAATAACAGGCTTTCTGGGCCCATACCACCTTCTTTATCCAACCGGACCGGCACTCTGTCCCGCTTCAACGCTACCTCCTTCTTGGGGAACAAGGATCTCTATGGCTACCCTCTTCCGCCCATCAAGACCAGGGGCCTGTCTGTTTTGGCCATTGTTGGGATCGGACTCGGGAGTGGCCTTGCCAGCCTCGTCCTCAGCTTCACTGGGGTTTGCATATGGTTGAAAGTCACGGAGCACAAGATGGCTCTGGATGAAGGCAAAATCAGTCAGCTCATGCCTGGTGGCTGA
- the LOC112797713 gene encoding putative UDP-rhamnose:rhamnosyltransferase 1, with the protein MADQPKKLHIAMFPWLAFGHIIPFFELAKLIAQKGHKVSFISTPTNIKRLPKLPSNLQPLVELIELSLPHVENLPQNAEATMDIPQHIVPYLKKAFDGLQQPLVKFLESSTPHWLIYDFAPFWLPPITSKLGISSIFFCIFSALGFSFINSFGLKSNDKPSFDDDPSNKVVLQHYENKTMSEDHDEENESGVSDMFRHYQVLGGVDVVAVRTCMEIEAESIKVLQNQCRKPVIPVGLLPPSLYLFSSEVSKNDEDWNTILKWLDEQEERSVIYVAFGSEVALNDEEFTEITMGLELSGFPFFWVLKKQNSSPDVSSSMETKRGIVWTNWVPQLKILAHKSVGGFLSHSGWSSVIESLQFGCPLIMLPFQNEQGLVARLMEEKMVGIKVPRNEHDGKFTRDSLAKALRSVILEDNKGKIYRNHAEKMSKIFGDKELHQKYIDEFVDYMEIHSPSPKSSMLD; encoded by the coding sequence ATGGCTGACCAACCCAAGAAGCTTCACATTGCTATGTTTCCATGGCTTGCTTTTGGTCACATAATTCCATTTTTTGAGCTTGCAAAACTCATAGCTCAAAAGGGTCACAAAGTTTCATTCATTTCCACACCTACAAACATCAAACGCCTCCCTAAACTACCTTCAAATTTACAACCTCTTGTGGAACTCATAGAACTTTCGTTGCCTCATGTAGAAAACCTCCCTCAAAACGCTGAGGCTACTATGGACATTCCACAACACATAGTTCCATACCTCAAGAAAGCCTTTGATGGCCTTCAACAACCTTTGGTTAAGTTTCTAGAGAGTTCCACTCCTCATTGGCTCATATATGACTTTGCACCTTTTTGGTTGCCCCCAATAACTTCCAAGCTTGGTATCTCATCCATCTTCTTTTGTATCTTTTCTGCGCTTGGTTTTTCTTTCATAAACAGCTTTGGGCTAAAGTCAAATGATAAACCTTCCTTTGATGATGATCCTTCTAACAAAGTAGTTCTTCAACATTATGAGAACAAAACAATGTCTGAAGACCACGATGAAGAGAATGAATCTGGTGTTTCAGATATGTTCAGACACTATCAAGTACTTGGTGGTGTTGATGTTGTAGCTGTAAGAACTTGCATGGAGATTGAAGCTGAATCCATAAAAGTTCTTCAAAATCAATGCAGGAAACCGGTTATTCCAGTTGGGTTATTGCCACCTTCATTATACTTATTCAGTAGTGaagttagtaaaaatgatgaagaTTGGAACACAATACTTAAGTGGTTGGATGAACAAGAAGAAAGGTCAGTGATTTATGTAGCATTTGGAAGTGAAGTGGCactaaatgatgaagaattcaCTGAGATAACTATGGGATTAGAGCTATCTGGCTTTCCCTTTTTCTGGGTTCTGAAGAAGCAAAATAGTAGTCCAGATGTAAGTAGTTCAATGGAGACAAAACGCGGGATTGTATGGACTAATTGGGTTCCACAATTAAAGATATTAGCACACAAATCTGTTGGAGGATTCTTGAGTCATTCTGGTTGGAGTTCTGTGATTGAGTCTCTTCAATTTGGATGTCCACTTATCATGTTACCCTTTCAAAATGAACAAGGGTTAGTTGCAAGGCTTATGGAAGAGAAAATGGTGGGAATAAAAGTGCCAAGAAATGAACATGATGGGAAGTTCACTAGAGATTCATTGGCTAAGGCATTGAGATCAGTGATCTTGGAAGATAATAAAGGGAAGATTTATAGGAATCATGCTGAGAAAATGAGCAAGATCTTTGGGGACAAAGAATTACACCAAAAGTACATAGACGAGTTTGTTGATTATATGGAAATTCATAGTCCCTCGCCAAAGAGTAGTATGTTAGATTGA
- the LOC112797714 gene encoding putative UDP-rhamnose:rhamnosyltransferase 1, whose product MAHQPKKLHIAMIPWLAFGHIIPYFELAKLIAQKGHKVSFISTPTNIKRLPKLPPNLQPFVELIELPLPHVENLPQNAEATMDIPQHIVQYLKKAFDGLQQPLAKFLESSTPHWLIYDFAPFWLPPTTSKLSISSIFFSICSAFGLSFINNFGLKSNDKPSFDDDPSNKVILQHYEDKTMSEDHNEENESGVSDIFRLHQVLGGVDVVAVRTCMEIEAESIKYLQNQCKKPVIPVGLLPPSLHLFNNEDSKDDENWNTILKWLDEQEERSVIYVAFGSEVALNDEESTEIAMGLELSDFPFFWVLKKQNSSPGVSSLMETKHGIIWTNWVPQLKILAHKSVGGFLSHSGWSSVIESLQFGCPLIMLPFQNEQGLVARLMEEKMVGIKVSRNEHDGKFTRDSLAKALRSVMSEDDEGKIYRNHAEKMNKIFGDKELHQKYIYDFVDYMEIHSPSSKIIAKLY is encoded by the coding sequence ATGGCTCACCAACCCAAGAAGCTTCACATTGCTATGATTCCATGGCTTGCATTTGGTCACATAATTCCATACTTTGAGCTTGCAAAACTCATAGCTCAAAAGGGTCACAAAGTTTCATTCATTTCCACACCTACAAACATCAAACGCCTTCCTAAGCTACCACCAAATTTACAACCTTTTGTGGAACTCATAGAACTTCCATTGCCTCATGTAGAAAACCTCCCTCAAAATGCTGAGGCCACTATGGACATTCCACAACACATAGTTCAATACCTCAAGAAAGCCTTTGATGGCCTTCAACAACCTTTGGCTAAGTTTCTAGAGAGTTCCACTCCTCATTGGCTCATATATGACTTTGCACCTTTTTGGTTGCCCCCAACAACTTCCAAGCTTAGTATCTCATCCATCTTTTTTTCTATCTGCTCTGcatttggtttgtctttcataAACAACTTTGGGCTAAAGTCAAATGATAAACCTTCCTTTGATGATGATCCTTCTAACAAAGTAATTCTTCAACACTATGAGGACAAAACAATGTCCGAAGACCACAATGAAGAGAATGAATCTGGTGTTTCAGATATATTCAGACTACATCAAGTACTTGGTGGTGTTGATGTTGTAGCTGTAAGAACTTGTATGGAGATTGAAGCCGAATCCATAAAATATCTTCAAAATCAATGCAAGAAACCGGTTATTCCAGTTGGGTTATTGCCACCTTCATTACACTTATTCAATAATGAAGACAGTAAAGATGATGAAAATTGGAACACAATCCTTAAGTGGTTGGATGAACAAGAAGAAAGGTCAGTGATTTATGTAGCATTTGGAAGTGAAGTGGCACTAAATGATGAAGAATCCACTGAGATAGCTATGGGATTAGAGCTATCTGACTTTCCCTTTTTCTGGGTTCTGAAGAAGCAAAATAGCAGTCCAGGTGTAAGTAGTTTAATGGAGACAAAACACGGGATTATATGGACTAATTGGGTTCCACAGTTAAAGATATTAGCACACAAATCTGTTGGAGGATTCTTGAGTCATTCTGGTTGGAGTTCTGTGATTGAGTCTCTTCAATTTGGATGTCCACTTATCATGTTACCTTTTCAAAATGAACAAGGTTTAGTTGCTAGACTTATGGAAGAGAAAATGGTGGGAATAAAAGTGTCAAGAAATGAACATGATGGAAAGTTCACTAGAGATTCATTGGCTAAGGCATTGAGATCAGTGATGTCAGAAGATGATGAAGGAAAGATTTATAGAAATCATGCTGAGAAAATGAACAAGATCTTTGGGGACAAGGAGTTacaccaaaaatatatatatgactttGTTGATTATATGGAAATTCATAGCCCCTCATCAAAGATTATTGCAAAATTGTATTGA
- the LOC112797715 gene encoding putative UDP-rhamnose:rhamnosyltransferase 1, translated as MADQPKKLHIAVFPWLAFGHIIPYFELAKLIAQKGHKVSFISTPTNIKRLPKLPSNLQPLVELIELSLPHVENLPQNAEATMDIPQHIVPYLKKAFDGLQQPLVKFLESSTPHWLIYDFAPFWLPPITSKLGISSIFFCIFSALGFSFINSFGLKSNDKPSFDDDPSNKVVLQHYENKTMSEDHDEENESGVSDMFRHYQVLGGVDVVAVRTCMEIEAESIKVLQNQCRKPVIPVGLLPPSLYLFSSEVSKNDEDWNTILKWLDEQEERSVIYVAFGSEVALNDEEFTEITMGLELSGFPFFWVLKKQNSSPDVSSSMETKRGIVWTNWVPQLKILAHKSVGGFLSHSGWSSVIESLQFGCPLIMLPFQNEQGLVARLMEEKMVGIKVPRNEHDGKFTRDSLAKALRSVILEDNKGKIYRNHAEKMSKIFGDKELHQKYIDEFVDYMEIHSPSPKIIAKLY; from the coding sequence ATGGCTGACCAACCCAAGAAGCTTCACATTGCTGTGTTTCCATGGCTTGCTTTTGGTCACATAATTCCATACTTTGAGCTTGCAAAACTCATAGCTCAAAAGGGTCACAAAGTTTCATTCATTTCCACACCTACAAACATCAAACGCCTCCCTAAACTACCTTCAAATTTACAACCTCTTGTGGAACTCATAGAACTTTCGTTGCCTCATGTAGAAAACCTCCCTCAAAACGCTGAGGCTACTATGGACATTCCACAACACATAGTTCCATACCTCAAGAAAGCCTTTGATGGCCTTCAACAACCTTTGGTTAAGTTTCTAGAGAGTTCCACTCCTCATTGGCTCATATATGACTTTGCACCTTTTTGGTTGCCCCCAATAACTTCCAAGCTTGGTATCTCATCCATCTTCTTTTGTATCTTTTCTGCGCTTGGTTTTTCTTTCATAAACAGCTTTGGGCTAAAGTCAAATGATAAACCTTCCTTTGATGATGATCCTTCTAACAAAGTAGTTCTTCAACATTATGAGAACAAAACAATGTCTGAAGACCACGATGAAGAGAATGAATCTGGTGTTTCAGATATGTTCAGACACTATCAAGTACTTGGTGGTGTTGATGTTGTAGCTGTAAGAACTTGCATGGAGATTGAAGCTGAATCCATAAAAGTTCTTCAAAATCAATGCAGGAAACCGGTTATTCCAGTTGGGTTATTGCCACCTTCATTATACTTATTCAGTAGTGaagttagtaaaaatgatgaagaTTGGAACACAATACTTAAGTGGTTGGATGAACAAGAAGAAAGGTCAGTGATTTATGTAGCATTTGGAAGTGAAGTGGCactaaatgatgaagaattcaCTGAGATAACTATGGGATTAGAGCTATCTGGCTTTCCCTTTTTCTGGGTTCTGAAGAAGCAAAATAGTAGTCCAGATGTAAGTAGTTCAATGGAGACAAAACGCGGGATTGTATGGACTAATTGGGTTCCACAATTAAAGATATTAGCACACAAATCTGTTGGAGGATTCTTGAGTCATTCTGGTTGGAGTTCTGTGATTGAGTCTCTTCAATTTGGATGTCCACTTATCATGTTACCCTTTCAAAATGAACAAGGGTTAGTTGCAAGGCTTATGGAAGAGAAAATGGTGGGAATAAAAGTGCCAAGAAATGAACATGATGGGAAGTTCACTAGAGATTCATTGGCTAAGGCATTGAGATCAGTGATCTTGGAAGATAATAAAGGGAAGATTTATAGGAATCATGCTGAGAAAATGAGCAAGATCTTTGGGGACAAAGAATTACACCAAAAGTACATAGACGAGTTTGTTGATTATATGGAAATTCATAGTCCCTCGCCAAAGATTATTGCAAAGTTGTATTGA